From Apium graveolens cultivar Ventura chromosome 9, ASM990537v1, whole genome shotgun sequence, the proteins below share one genomic window:
- the LOC141684307 gene encoding ATP-dependent RNA helicase-like protein DB10, translating into MAVVYAPEDPTLPKPWKGLLDGATGTIYYWNQETNVTQYEKPGDNSTIDDDERYNRGSNGGSRVDSEAGNHQSRKVGPSVENGASAVSYQQRNEITVSGNDVPMPMTSFEEIGLPSEILRELLQAGFPSPTPIQAQSWPIALQGRDIVAIAKTGSGKTLGYLIPAFMHLKRVRKNPQMGPTVLVLSPTRELATQIQDEAVKFGRSARISCTCLYGGAPKGPQLRDLSRGVDIVVATPGRLNDILEMRRVSLSQVSYLVLDEADRMLDMGFEPQIRKIVKEVPARRQTLMYTATWPKEVRKIAADLLVSPVQVNIGNVNELVANKSITQNVEIVSPMEKQRRVEQIVRSQEPGSKIIIFCSTKKMCDQLTRSLSRQFGTAAIHGDKSQGERDYVLNQFRTGRCPVLVATDVAARGLDIKDIRVVINYDFPNGVEDYVHRIGRTGRAGASGIAYTFLGDKDAKHASDLIKVLEGANQRVPNEIRGMSSRGGGFGRAKRQWGSGPGGRDGGRGGNYDSGYGGRSGWGNGSRDSDRSAPTSYHGKRFHESAGGGPVKRSRVE; encoded by the exons ATGGCTGTTGTTTATGCACCTGAAGATCCTACTCTTCCTAAGCCATGGAAAGGTTTGCTTGACGGAGCTACCGGGACTATTTACTATTGGAATCAAGAGACCAATGTTACCCAATATGAGAAGCCTGGTGATAACAGTACTATTGATGATGACGAAAGATACAACAGAGGTAGTAATGGAGGGTCAAGAGTTGATTCTGAAGCAGGGAATCATCAG AGTCGCAAGGTAGGACCATCTGTGGAAAATGGTGCATCTGCAGTATCCTATCAACAACGAAATGAGATCACTGTGTCT GGAAACGATGTACCCATGCCTATGACATCATTTGAAGAAATCGGCTTACCTTCTGAGATTCTTAGGGAG TTGCTTCAGGCAGGGTTCCCTTCCCCTACTCCAATACAGGCACAATCATGGCCAATTGCTCTTCAAGGTCGTGACATTGTAGCAATTGCAAAAACTGGTTCAGGAAAAACTTTGGGTTACCTGATTCCAGCCTTTATGCATCTCAAGCGAGTTCGTAAAAATCCTCAAATGGGCCCAACCGTGTTGGTTTTGTCACCAACAAGAGAATTGGCGACACAAATTCAAGATGAAGCTGTGAAGTTTGGGAGATCGGCAAGAATATCTTGCACG TGTTTGTATGGAGGAGCCCCAAAGGGCCCACAGCTAAGAGACTTGAGCAGAGGGGTGGACATTGTTGTTGCCACTCCTGGCCGTTTAAATGATATCCTTGAAATGAGAAGGGTGAGTCTCAGTCAAGTTTCATACTTAGTTCTGGATGAGGCGGACCGCATGCTGGACATGGGGTTTGAACCACAGATTAGAAAGATTGTGAAGGAGGTCCCAGCTCGCCGACAGACACTCATGTACACTGCAACCTGGCCAAAAGAGGTCCGGAAAATTGCTGCTGATTTATTAGTTAGTCCAGTCCAAGTTAATATTGGAAATGTTaatgaacttgttgcaaataaGTCTATCACCCAG AATGTGGAGATTGTCTCACCGATGGAAAAACAAAGGCGGGTAGAACAGATAGTGAGATCTCAAGAACCAGGATCGAAAATTATAATATTTTGCTCTACCAAGAAGATGTGTGATCAGCTAACCCGAAGCCTAAGCCGGCAATTTGGAACTGCAGCAATTCATGGGGACAAATCTCAGGGCGAAAGGGACTATGTGTTGAACCAGTTCCGCACAGGGAGATGTCCAGTTCTTGTAGCTACTGATGTCGCAGCTCGTGGGTTGGACATCAAAGACATCAG GGTGGTGATCAACTATGATTTCCCCAATGGGGTAGAGGATTATGTTCACAGGATTGGTAGGACTGGCAGGGCAGGTGCCAGTGGAATAGCTTATACATTTTTAGGTGACAAGGATGCAAAGCATGCTTCCGATCTCATTAAAGTTCTGGAAGGAGCAAATCAACGTGTTCCAAATGAAATTAGGGGTATGTCTTCTCGTGGTGGTGGATTTGGAAGGGCTAAGCGTCAGTGGGGCTCTGGTCCTGGTGGGCGTGATGGAGGCCGTGGAGGGAATTATGATTCAGGTTACGGTGGAAGGTCTGGTTGGGGGAATGGCTCACGTG